One stretch of Cydia fagiglandana chromosome 18, ilCydFagi1.1, whole genome shotgun sequence DNA includes these proteins:
- the LOC134673048 gene encoding uncharacterized protein LOC134673048: protein MAEVTSIKNSVNGLADFFKQHMAEFQTSLSKADPANPTVASVSSSFAAFKEFVLKALETLQKQVDVVTRQVDQIETRSRRSMLLVHGIAEAESEDTTVLVVNALQATRDDLAAAHIKRSRRLGARSGRDKKPRVVLVEFKDTAIRDDVWFNKVELKGSGVTLGEFLTKPRHAAFMEARERFGVRSCWTWNGDVFVLGKDGVKRRVNCMAEVKSLPSSTTPPTAAETAPAEPSVAASSSSITKPAPQAKQEPNKRSKRGVSKT from the coding sequence ATGGCCGAAGTGACCTCTATTAAAAATTCTGTAAATGGCTTGGCGGACTTCTTCAAGCAGCACATGGCTGAATTTCAAACTAGCCTCAGCAAAGCAGACCCAGCCAACCCTACGGTTGCATCAGTGTCATCAAGCTTCGCCGCCTTCAAGGAGTTCGTACTGAAGGCTCTTGAGACCCTCCAGAAGCAAGTGGATGTAGTGACCCGCCAAGTGGATCAAATTGAGACGCGCTCCCGTCGCAGCATGCTGCTGGTGCATGGTATCGCAGAGGCAGAGTCTGAGGATACAACGGTCCTGGTGGTCAATGCACTTCAGGCGACCCGGGATGACTTAGCAGCAGCACACATTAAGCGTAGCCGACGCCTGGGCGCGCGCAGCGGCCGCGACAAGAAACCACGCGTTGTTCTTGTTGAATTTAAAGACACTGCAATCCGAGACGACGTGTGGTTCAACAAGGTGGAACTGAAGGGCTCCGGGGTGACACTGGGTGAGTTTTTAACTAAGCCCCGTCACGCTGCGTTTATGGAGGCCCGCGAGCGATTCGGGGTCCGCAGCTGCTGGACGTGGAATGGCGACGTGTTTGTCCTCGGGAAGGATGGAGTGAAGCGCCGTGTGAACTGCATGGCTGAAGTTAAATCGCTCCCGTCTTCAACTACGCCGCCTACTGCTGCTGAGACTGCGCCTGCGGAGCCGTCTGTGGCTGCATCCTCGAGCTCGATCACCAAGCCAGCTCCCCAAGCAAAGCAAGAGCCCAATAAAAGGTCCAAACGCGGAGTATCGAAGACCTGA